The sequence GTTGCTTGAAGTGTCATTCCAGAGCCATGATTGAAAAGCTGACTTAGTATATGTGGTATCCTTACGACATGGAACTAACATTATGATAAAGACTGCATGTGATTCCGTAagtactgtgttgtgttagtCCTAGTGGTTTCATGTTCTTATTTAGTAATTTCTGTACTTTCTAGTGTATAAATAGCCTGTGTATTCAGAGTTTGAATTATTGAAGTTAtctcagtatatatataaaggtTACTGGCAGTATTATAGTTTTCTTTCACATACATAGGTCGCATGCAGAAAGTTGTTGTGTACCTCTGTGACATCGTTATTCACTAATTATTTATGTAGCTAAATGTACCTTTGTAAGTTATGATTGTCCCCCTATAATATACAAATGTCAGTGTGTgtagtacatatataattattgtgtgggtATTTCAAAGTGAAAGTACtgcacaaaatattaatgacaAATTCAGGTGATGTCATGCATTGTATAGTAATGGATTAATTAATAATGCCAGAATCACTGTATAAATGTATCAGCTTTCTCAGTTCTCACTACCCTGGAATAAGCGGCTGCTGATATATATTACTGGCACTAGTCACTGCTTATAAAAACAGTTAATTTCATAGGCAAAAACGAAGTatactgcacataattatacatacagagTCTACCAGTACGTTGTTGTCGACGGCCTCCTTTTCTTAATTCCCTCCTTCTGTGCTGAATTCCCCCCACCCCACCTGACCTCATGCACTCCACTGGAATGCTGATCTGTATAACTCACAGTTTGCCTTAGTACCAATATATAATCATCTGAAATCATGAAATCTATCTAGTAAGGGCAGATCATAAATAAGATTGCTGTCAACCTATACAGTTAGCCAGAATATGAACATGAAGACTATAGCAAATTTTCTGCGTTTATTTGTTATGGAATGCCCTACATTCACCCTGCAATTaattactaataattatattatagactGCTATTGGCTGCCAGTACACAGTGAATATGTTATCATAATGGCTGTAATAAATTACACCTTTGAAGTTTTTTGGGACCACtatcataatgaaagcaccgtgcatgggtgctgatgcctcggtggaggtgccaaagctacatataaactagcttttatacacacattgatcatgatcacaacataattttattttgctgcatgcagaatcacagggaaactcggGTAATGATTGaagatgattgttgttaatgGTGCCAAAAATTCaaatgtaaaattaatggctgcaagtcagtagagccttgcagctctcttcccaGGGGTATGGAATAGGGGGCTCACCTCCCCCTTCCTTTTAAGAACCGACATAGACTAGAACTGCCCTCGGTAGactagtacaaatccaatacatgcacccttgatatccatggtacaactatttaatacatgtaggtaccaTTTCCTATTGCTGTTTTTGTGTGGAGTGCGGTGTATGTTGTACCCATGTGTCCTAGCGTGATtacttctatataattataattatattaatttgcATGTGTTACAATTAGCACGCTATAAGTAAATTAGTAGCACCTGATCCAATGTTCCAATCGAGCCCCACTAACCAGGTCATGTACAATTGCAATTTCACCATGCATGATGTTTGGAGTACCTACTTCATGCACACAAAGAACTGAaggttttggcactgatccAGCACTAGCTAATCGTGCATAACCTTTATAGTCTGCTTGCACTATAATTACGTTCTTCTGGTTTTGACACTGATAGACATTTCCTAAAAACACTAGAataaccacataattatatcaatcagattgcagtattttgTCTAGTTTTTAATAGGTTGTTTGTATAATGTGCTCCTGTTGgttacacagccaaaaatccacgggaTCGTTTCATGACATATACGTACGTAATGTATATAATAAAGGATTATAAGGAGAAGCATTGTaaagtgtacacatgcatggggaTGCAATTGCATTTAAAATATGCAttcatataaattattgtgtggTTTCATTGACATTAAcattaattaaaattaattatatatgtaaAACTGATCTGATTACTTGATGCTTTTTGGGATAATCGTTACAAAATCACATATTCTTACTGACAATAAAACAACACTGATAATTAATGAGAACTATAAACTAAATAGTCAAGGTTAGGTTCGGTTCATAGTTTGAGATCTTGCAGTAAGAGACCAGTCATGTccaattaattttatcatcTGGAGAAGAATGAAGGGGAAACAGTAAtgggcatacatgtacataggaAGAATTATTTCATGTACTGGCAATCTGCTATGATTACAATTTTGACATACTCCTATACCTTCAGCTAGCTACCACAGCACTATTAGTGTACAATGTGTAGGGTCATGAATAACTACAATCACCAAAGCCttagcatgcatatacagtgtaaACACAGTGTCAATATTATGACCCACCCCTCGTCCCTCATCATGGTCAGTGGAGGCTGAGAGGTCCTGCTCCAGTTGCAGCTTGCTCTGTGCACACTGCATGGAGGATGCCCTCTTCCACTGTCCCATCACCCACCAGCCTCAGCACCATCACATCCCTGTATGCATTCATGCAGGGAGGGGGAAAATATAGAGTATGAACATATAGAACACCAACACACGATCACCCTATAGTCAGGAAAAACAATATTTATTGTATACTCACATTCTTTTTCAGTTCTGAACTCAGCAGAATCCCATCTCACAACAACAATTAatgaaccataattatacgcgTATACCTTTATGTCGTTCTATATTAGGataaaaaatatataaatgTGTGTTCATGCAGACACCGAATCAAAATTATTCATATGAAGTGAACATTATTAATCCGCAACGCAAAGGTGATGCAGTCGTTCGATACTTATACAATTGTGCATCAAAATTTGATTAAGCAATGTACCTTTGAATAAAACTTATTCAAGAACTCAACGACCTCGTCCCTGATACAATGTCGTTTAATGTTGGCATTGTTGGGTAATTTGAAGGACAAGGGCAATCTAAGATATGGTTGGTTGGACAAGAAAGATTCTTTTGACCATGTACAGAAAGTATTCGAGAGTGTGATGGACGAAAAGATATCGACAATCAGGGAGTATGTAAAAGAAAAGTATGAATGACAGGATAGAGAGGAAGAAGTGGTTCAAGGAAAAACATGGAACCAAGTGCGACACTCCTAAACTCCGCCTGTGGGCAAGAACCATTTGTGATTTAAATAATCCCCCTGATCTTCcagtggttttcgtggtttgTTGTTTGGAACTAAACACTCTAGATTGTTCTTTGCTGACCATATACCTATTCTAGATTGTTCTTTTGCTGACGGCATACTTGTTtttttgctgactgtgcataATTTTGTTGTTAGTAATTATAAGTGTGCTGTTTTGTTGTGATTCGATTACCTCTTCACTGACATTGGTGTACATATTCATCCCATTCAAGCGTGCTGTGCAATCAATATCTCTGTCGAGTCATCGAATTGATGACACAAACCTCCTGAGAGCTCTTGACAATGCAGGGGATGCAGTACCAATTTTTGTTTCTCTGGGGAAACATTTTCAAGAAGCGACAGGGAAGAGATTGATAAAAAAGTTTCAGACATTCTGACTGAGAACAACATTAACATCAATATATGCAATTTCAACGCACATATACCATCGTTTGCATTGAAGGTTAATATGCCATTTCATTTTAtgcatgtcataattatgtccttcaatacatgtatgattagtcataattatgtccttcaatatatacatgtcatcTATCTTTTCCAGCTTGCAGACCTTACTGCAGTTAGGTCCATCTCATGACGAAATATGGGACTATTTTGTGACAAAAATCCTTCCAGTTGTGGCACATTAGCAAATTGAAAAAGTGGTACAGACTGAGCTCACCTATACTCTATAGGAGCAAGTGGAGTAGCTGCTATCATAACTCTTTTAGTTTCTGGTATTCTGGAGCAGCTTGTGTCTTCGGATGCAAATCTGATTCTCACCACCAGACACATATTTGAACCAGTCAAACAAGGTTTAATTGAAGGATTTACCAAATTGAGTAATAGCCACTCTGAAGGACTTAGAGTAATCAATCGAATATCGGGCGGCACCTATTTCCGGACACGGCCACGCCTAACTAGAGAACAGCTGTGATCATTTATTGCCAGCAGTACATAGCAGGGGCCCCTACTAACCTGGACACAAAATTTCGAGTCGTATCATTAGTCGTAGTAGAAGCAAGAGCTCTTGAAACGCAAAATACGGACATACGCATGATCATCCAATCTGTTGTATTCTCGTTTAGCCACTGCAGAGACCTCTTGTAAAGAGCAAACAGAACGATAAGTATACCTAAAGAAAGATAGACTACTGTGCTATACAAACAGCATCTAAACAAAACTCTTGGTGCTATACAAATTACACAGTTCAAGTAATCGTTGTAGTGAAGGTTAAAGTGCGGACATCTTCTCTTCCATTGCTGCCTCCCTGATCACACTACCTCAGCAGATCAATTTCAAACACGTGGATGGATTAAAGTTAGCTGATGAACGTGTGCATGTGAAGGGCTCTGTACTGGACCTTTAGCTTGCTTTGAAATTTGTGAGTTACACTTACTTGGTTGTAATGTTTTTGTACACAGTGTGTATGATTAAACTGTTACATGAACCTGAGACTTTCTGAATAATAGTCAGATGCTCTTACTACTGAGCTACCAGAGCTCTTAGGCATTGGAACGGAGAATATAATTTCAAATTCAAGCCTAGAGCTTTGTAATAGGCCATATGTGTAGTTTAGCCTGTAAAGGGGCATGTGATTGGCATGCCAGCACACCTAAGGCCAGGCACGTGTGTAAAAGTATGCCCCTTGAATAGAAATATAGTGCTAGCTATTCTGCACATACATTTAAACGTACATAGTCTCATGCCCAGCCACTTTACCTGTGGTAGGCTAATTGCAAGAACCTGCTGTTGTGGGTATAAGGCACAGGATACAAAGTATTCCTTTGGTTTTTAATATGCATATTTTTGTTGTTTGCAGTTGTTTGATGGCTCAGCTCAGCTTGAATGACCGTGTGTTTGTCGCACGAAGAACTTTTACTCTCTCGCCACCGCGATCGTCTTATATACCCACAGTTGCGAAACGACCAACCTCTTACAAGTCATGGACTGAAAGTACCCTCTATAAAGCATACTTAGCACATATTGAAGATGGGCTCTCAGTACGAGATGCTGCCGAGGCATATGGAGTACCTAAGTCAACTCTTCAGGATCGCGTCAGTGGACGAGTTAAGTTTGGGGCGAGAAGTGGCCCACCAAAGCTCCTCACTGATGAGGAAGAGAATGAACTTGTTAGTTTTCTCTGTGGTTGTGCATCAATGGGCTATGCAAAATCCAAACAGGAAGTTTTGGCACTGGTTCGTAACATTGTTCAAACAAAAGGACTTCGAACTGCCGTAGTCACTGATGGGTGGTGGACCTCGTTTAAGAAGAGGCATGGTGAACTAGCTGTACGTGCTGCAGAGCCATTATCATACTCAAGGGCTGTAGCAAGTTCTCCCCAAGTAATTTCTTGCTATTATGACTTGTTGGAGCAGACGCTGACAGAGAATGATTTACTCGATTGCCCATCCCAAATCTACAACATGGACGAAACAGGCATGCCCCTCGACCCTGCACCTCCAAAAATCATCACTGTCAGAGGTGTAAAACACCCAATAAAAATCTCAACCGGAAATAAAGCACAGCTTACATGTGTTTCAGCTGTCAGTGCAACAGGTCAAATCATTCCTCCTATGATTATATTTGACAGAATGAACATTAAAACAGCTTGGACTTATGGAGAAGTACCAGGAACTAGGTATGGAACATCAAAAAATGGATGGATTGATAGTGTGTTGTTTGAAGACTGGTTTAAGTGCCAATTTTTGCCTAATGCATCTCCAGTGCGTCCTGTGTTGTTAATAATGGATGGCCATTCTACCCATTACCAGCCGAGTACTGTGAGACTTGCAGCTTCGGAGCAGGTAATACTCTTCTGTCTCCCGCCGAATACAACGCATTTAACACAACCCCTTGATAAGGGCTGTTTTGGGCCACTGAAGCGTGCCTGGAGGAAGGAATGTCATAGTTATATGGCACAAAGTGGTGGAAAAATGGTGACCCGATACGAGTTTTCTCGGCTGTTCAACAAAGCATGGTTTGCATCAATGACCCCAGCTAATGCCATAAGTGGATTTCGATGCACAGGCATAGTCCCTTTTAATCGAGAGGCAATTAGGCTACCTGTTGCTGATTTTAAGGATCGGGTTTCAAGCTTAGCACAGGAAACAGGCCTTAATTTCATACCACTCTACAACTGCAGTCCATCAAGATCTATACATCTACATGATGCAAGTGTTGAAGAAACAGACTCTTCTGATGGTGACTCCCCTGCTAAGAGTCCTGCTAAAAACAGCTGTGTTCTACGACAGACTGCTGTTACGAAATGTCTTTCTGCAGTGACGGTGCCTGAGTTGCACACCCAACAAGCTAAGCCAGTTGGCAGTGGACGGGTGCTAACAAGTTCTGAAAATCTGAAGATTATTAACCAAAAGGAACAAATGAAGCTTGAGAAGGAACTTAAGAAGAAACAAGCTCAGCAGAAGAGACTTCAGAAGCAAGAAGCAAAGAAACAGAAACAGAAGCAAACTCTCACACCCGCAAGGTTGCCCAAAGAATCGACTAACTGTGAGTCAAAGTACTGTTATGTTTggtcgtataattatagcttataattatttatgcagCTGTTCCTGAGAGTGATGTTGTCTTCACCGACAACGAGTGGGACCGTTTTGAAACGAGGCTGCTTGAAGGCTATGATCTTGCACCAAAGGGAAGGTATAAACTATGGCTTGAAATGTATCATCCACAAGGTGGGTTTTGTGTGTTACATGTGGAACGTTACATTCGTTCTCTAGAgtgtacacgtactgtacacacatttttgtttcatacatgtagctggtgGTACCTGTAACAAACAAACTGACGAGCGTGAGTCGGATTTAGAAGTGTCTCCTCAACcaggtacttacatgtacaatacacttCATTATACACTTTACGTAAtatttgtttcctgcttttgaAGATGCTGATGATTCAGAAGGTAGAAGATCGTTCGgaccaggtacatgtacatattatatgTGCTGTATTGGATTTGCGAACACAATAATGACTGGTTTTTTTTATTACTGTAGATGATTATTGTGATCCTATTGTGGATGCCCTTTTTGATAGTTGGTGCTATTCAGGAGATGAATCTATTGGACCAGGTAAAGAATATAATATGTACTCATGATACAGCGTGTTTGATTTTCACTCTGTAATACAGTTGTGTACCCTATAATAACATGCTGCTTTGTTCAGATCGTGAAACAGAGTCTGTGCCTGATACTACTGGCAGTTGTCTGCCGAGAGCTGGTGAGCTACAATGTAAATGTTTGCTGTACTATAATTGTACAaagttacataattaatttatacagTATGTTTATTAGAAACTTTTTTATTTCAGGCTCACAGGAAGTTACTCCACCTGTTCCTGGGAACAGTCAAGGTATATCTCACACATGAATATGTGAAtgagtgtgcatacatgtaccatatacAGGTACAGTTGCATACATGATAAGCCAACATGATTCACACAGATCCGTTATCAGTAAAGAGCTGTAAATATACTCTTAGGAGTTCAAGGAAAACTGGTAAATTATTGGGTAGTTTTTGGAAAGTTCATTTTGCGCCATTTTAGTCTCGCAGAAAGTTTCACCACCTGGTCCTGTGAACAGTACAGAGTCTGTGTCCAACAAGAAGCTTCCCCCTCTTGGGCGCCCACGGAAAACTGGTACAGTATGTTTTGTATAATTTTACTGTGAGGGGACAAACTTATAAATTTCATTTTTGCGTAGTCTCCCAGAAGGTTACTCCACCCATTAAAATAACTGTAAATAGTCAAGGTGTTTAAAAAATACATGCAGACGTTGTGGCTTTGAAAATTAACGTCTAATTAATTTATTTAGGAGCTGAGAATAGTGGGTCAAGAGTTGAGGGTATATGTACATTTGATttgtacttacatgtaacCATTAGGCACTAAAATTTAATGGTACATAAtcgctacatgtacttgtatagcATGATcacatgtactagctacatgtacgtgtatatggATCGTACAgtgtaataataatgttaACTATTGGATCATAATAGTAACCTTTACTggatcataataataactattTGCATATTAATAACTTTATTATGATACAATAGTTTATACGTTATTATTACAATCCAATGGTTGCGTTATTATTACGATCCAATGGTTGCGTTATTATTACGATCCAATAGTTAACGTTATTATTACACTGTGCGATCCAATtaaatgcatacatgtaggtgaccTTCATGTTTTATAATTGTCACAGAGCCTGTGTCAGCTGCTGCGAAGAAAAATGGCAGTCTCATCAGTCAAGGTCCAGACAGCAAGAAACGCCCTGTTAGGTGCCCAAGGAAAACTGgtatgttgtataattatgctgtaagCCTGTGGGACAAACTTATAAACTTTCATTTTGCTTCTTTTTAGTCTCCCGGAAGGTTACTCTACCTGTTACAGCAACTGTGAACAGTCAAGGTGTTTAAAAatacatgcagacattgtggctttggaaataattattaaggtgTCTCGTTTATTTATTTAGGAGCTGAGAATACTGGATCACAGGAAGTTGAAGGTATATTATACCATCATTAGGCACTAAATGGTTCATGATCGCTACTTGGTGTAGCATGATCCAACCTACAGACATGTAGTAGTTAATTATAAATGCGTTAATTGTCACAGAGCCTGTGTCAGCTACTGCGAAGAAAAATGG is a genomic window of Halichondria panicea chromosome 15, odHalPani1.1, whole genome shotgun sequence containing:
- the LOC135348769 gene encoding uncharacterized protein LOC135348769 isoform X2; its protein translation is MAQLSLNDRVFVARRTFTLSPPRSSYIPTVAKRPTSYKSWTESTLYKAYLAHIEDGLSVRDAAEAYGVPKSTLQDRVSGRVKFGARSGPPKLLTDEEENELVSFLCGCASMGYAKSKQEVLALVRNIVQTKGLRTAVVTDGWWTSFKKRHGELAVRAAEPLSYSRAVASSPQVISCYYDLLEQTLTENDLLDCPSQIYNMDETGMPLDPAPPKIITVRGVKHPIKISTGNKAQLTCVSAVSATGQIIPPMIIFDRMNIKTAWTYGEVPGTRYGTSKNGWIDSVLFEDWFKCQFLPNASPVRPVLLIMDGHSTHYQPSTVRLAASEQVILFCLPPNTTHLTQPLDKGCFGPLKRAWRKECHSYMAQSGGKMVTRYEFSRLFNKAWFASMTPANAISGFRCTGIVPFNREAIRLPVADFKDRVSSLAQETGLNFIPLYNCSPSRSIHLHDASVEETDSSDGDSPAKSPAKNSCVLRQTAVTKCLSAVTVPELHTQQAKPVGSGRVLTSSENLKIINQKEQMKLEKELKKKQAQQKRLQKQEAKKQKQKQTLTPARLPKESTNSVPESDVVFTDNEWDRFETRLLEGYDLAPKGRYKLWLEMYHPQAGGTCNKQTDERESDLEVSPQPDADDSEGRRSFGPDDYCDPIVDALFDSWCYSGDESIGPDRETESVPDTTGSCLPRAGSQEVTPPVPGNSQDPLSVKSCKYTLRSSRKTVSQKVSPPGPVNSTESVSNKKLPPLGRPRKTEPVSAAAKKNGSLISQGPDSKKRPVRCPRKTVSRKVTLPVTATVNSQGAENTGSQEVEEPVSATAKKNGRLISQGPDSKKGPVGRPKKTVSRKVTPPVTVTGNSQGAENSGSRSQEVKEPVSVTHCSTAGHATRTVLRRVSPLCPMNTRESVAINKHNVGRPRKTISQKVTKTGVVSSQGLCISRRCTNADSGDWVKCDNCGQWYHCECVGIVIENAKEIRFECC
- the LOC135348769 gene encoding uncharacterized protein LOC135348769 isoform X6, with the protein product MAQLSLNDRVFVARRTFTLSPPRSSYIPTVAKRPTSYKSWTESTLYKAYLAHIEDGLSVRDAAEAYGVPKSTLQDRVSGRVKFGARSGPPKLLTDEEENELVSFLCGCASMGYAKSKQEVLALVRNIVQTKGLRTAVVTDGWWTSFKKRHGELAVRAAEPLSYSRAVASSPQVISCYYDLLEQTLTENDLLDCPSQIYNMDETGMPLDPAPPKIITVRGVKHPIKISTGNKAQLTCVSAVSATGQIIPPMIIFDRMNIKTAWTYGEVPGTRYGTSKNGWIDSVLFEDWFKCQFLPNASPVRPVLLIMDGHSTHYQPSTVRLAASEQVILFCLPPNTTHLTQPLDKGCFGPLKRAWRKECHSYMAQSGGKMVTRYEFSRLFNKAWFASMTPANAISGFRCTGIVPFNREAIRLPVADFKDRVSSLAQETGLNFIPLYNCSPSRSIHLHDASVEETDSSDGDSPAKSPAKNSCVLRQTAVTKCLSAVTVPELHTQQAKPVGSGRVLTSSENLKIINQKEQMKLEKELKKKQAQQKRLQKQEAKKQKQKQTLTPARLPKESTNSVPESDVVFTDNEWDRFETRLLEGYDLAPKGRYKLWLEMYHPQAGGTCNKQTDERESDLEVSPQPDADDSEGRRSFGPDDYCDPIVDALFDSWCYSGDESIGPDRETESVPDTTGSCLPRAGELQCSQEVTPPVPGNSQDPLSVKSCKYTLRSSRKTVSQKVSPPGPVNSTESVSNKKLPPLGRPRKTEPVSAAAKKNGSLISQGPDSKKRPVRCPRKTVSRKVTLPVTATVNSQGAENTGSQEVEEPVSVTHCSTAGHATRTESVAINKHNVGRPRKTISQKVTKTGVVSSQGLCISRRCTNADSGDWVKCDNCGQWYHCECVGIVIENAKEIRFECC
- the LOC135348769 gene encoding uncharacterized protein LOC135348769 isoform X3 yields the protein MAQLSLNDRVFVARRTFTLSPPRSSYIPTVAKRPTSYKSWTESTLYKAYLAHIEDGLSVRDAAEAYGVPKSTLQDRVSGRVKFGARSGPPKLLTDEEENELVSFLCGCASMGYAKSKQEVLALVRNIVQTKGLRTAVVTDGWWTSFKKRHGELAVRAAEPLSYSRAVASSPQVISCYYDLLEQTLTENDLLDCPSQIYNMDETGMPLDPAPPKIITVRGVKHPIKISTGNKAQLTCVSAVSATGQIIPPMIIFDRMNIKTAWTYGEVPGTRYGTSKNGWIDSVLFEDWFKCQFLPNASPVRPVLLIMDGHSTHYQPSTVRLAASEQVILFCLPPNTTHLTQPLDKGCFGPLKRAWRKECHSYMAQSGGKMVTRYEFSRLFNKAWFASMTPANAISGFRCTGIVPFNREAIRLPVADFKDRVSSLAQETGLNFIPLYNCSPSRSIHLHDASVEETDSSDGDSPAKSPAKNSCVLRQTAVTKCLSAVTVPELHTQQAKPVGSGRVLTSSENLKIINQKEQMKLEKELKKKQAQQKRLQKQEAKKQKQKQTLTPARLPKESTNSVPESDVVFTDNEWDRFETRLLEGYDLAPKGRYKLWLEMYHPQAGGTCNKQTDERESDLEVSPQPDADDSEGRRSFGPDDYCDPIVDALFDSWCYSGDESIGPDRETESVPDTTGSCLPRAGELQCSQEVTPPVPGNSQDPLSVKSCKYTLRSSRKTVSQKVSPPGPVNSTESVSNKKLPPLGRPRKTEPVSAAAKKNGSLISQGPDSKKRPVRCPRKTVSRKVTLPVTATVNSQGAENTGSQEVEEPVSATAKKNGRLISQGPDSKKGPVGRPKKTVSRKVTPPVTVTGNSQGAENSGSRSQEVKEPVSVTHCSTAGHATRTESVAINKHNVGRPRKTISQKVTKTGVVSSQGLCISRRCTNADSGDWVKCDNCGQWYHCECVGIVIENAKEIRFECC
- the LOC135348769 gene encoding uncharacterized protein LOC135348769 isoform X5 — translated: MAQLSLNDRVFVARRTFTLSPPRSSYIPTVAKRPTSYKSWTESTLYKAYLAHIEDGLSVRDAAEAYGVPKSTLQDRVSGRVKFGARSGPPKLLTDEEENELVSFLCGCASMGYAKSKQEVLALVRNIVQTKGLRTAVVTDGWWTSFKKRHGELAVRAAEPLSYSRAVASSPQVISCYYDLLEQTLTENDLLDCPSQIYNMDETGMPLDPAPPKIITVRGVKHPIKISTGNKAQLTCVSAVSATGQIIPPMIIFDRMNIKTAWTYGEVPGTRYGTSKNGWIDSVLFEDWFKCQFLPNASPVRPVLLIMDGHSTHYQPSTVRLAASEQVILFCLPPNTTHLTQPLDKGCFGPLKRAWRKECHSYMAQSGGKMVTRYEFSRLFNKAWFASMTPANAISGFRCTGIVPFNREAIRLPVADFKDRVSSLAQETGLNFIPLYNCSPSRSIHLHDASVEETDSSDGDSPAKSPAKNSCVLRQTAVTKCLSAVTVPELHTQQAKPVGSGRVLTSSENLKIINQKEQMKLEKELKKKQAQQKRLQKQEAKKQKQKQTLTPARLPKESTNSVPESDVVFTDNEWDRFETRLLEGYDLAPKGRYKLWLEMYHPQAGGTCNKQTDERESDLEVSPQPDADDSEGRRSFGPDDYCDPIVDALFDSWCYSGDESIGPDRETESVPDTTGSCLPRAGELQCSQEVTPPVPGNSQDPLSVKSCKYTLRSSRKTVSQKVSPPGPVNSTESVSNKKLPPLGRPRKTEPVSAAAKKNGSLISQGPDSKKRPVRCPRKTVSRKVTLPVTATVNSQGAENTGSQEVEEPVSATAKKNGRLISQGPDSKKGPVGRPKKTVSRKVTPPVTVTGNSQGAENSGSRSQEVKGKPSLCQLHTVVLLVMQRELSLWLSTSTMLGVQGRLSRRRLLKLVL
- the LOC135348769 gene encoding uncharacterized protein LOC135348769 isoform X1, encoding MAQLSLNDRVFVARRTFTLSPPRSSYIPTVAKRPTSYKSWTESTLYKAYLAHIEDGLSVRDAAEAYGVPKSTLQDRVSGRVKFGARSGPPKLLTDEEENELVSFLCGCASMGYAKSKQEVLALVRNIVQTKGLRTAVVTDGWWTSFKKRHGELAVRAAEPLSYSRAVASSPQVISCYYDLLEQTLTENDLLDCPSQIYNMDETGMPLDPAPPKIITVRGVKHPIKISTGNKAQLTCVSAVSATGQIIPPMIIFDRMNIKTAWTYGEVPGTRYGTSKNGWIDSVLFEDWFKCQFLPNASPVRPVLLIMDGHSTHYQPSTVRLAASEQVILFCLPPNTTHLTQPLDKGCFGPLKRAWRKECHSYMAQSGGKMVTRYEFSRLFNKAWFASMTPANAISGFRCTGIVPFNREAIRLPVADFKDRVSSLAQETGLNFIPLYNCSPSRSIHLHDASVEETDSSDGDSPAKSPAKNSCVLRQTAVTKCLSAVTVPELHTQQAKPVGSGRVLTSSENLKIINQKEQMKLEKELKKKQAQQKRLQKQEAKKQKQKQTLTPARLPKESTNSVPESDVVFTDNEWDRFETRLLEGYDLAPKGRYKLWLEMYHPQAGGTCNKQTDERESDLEVSPQPDADDSEGRRSFGPDDYCDPIVDALFDSWCYSGDESIGPDRETESVPDTTGSCLPRAGELQCSQEVTPPVPGNSQDPLSVKSCKYTLRSSRKTVSQKVSPPGPVNSTESVSNKKLPPLGRPRKTEPVSAAAKKNGSLISQGPDSKKRPVRCPRKTVSRKVTLPVTATVNSQGAENTGSQEVEEPVSATAKKNGRLISQGPDSKKGPVGRPKKTVSRKVTPPVTVTGNSQGAENSGSRSQEVKEPVSVTHCSTAGHATRTVLRRVSPLCPMNTRESVAINKHNVGRPRKTISQKVTKTGVVSSQGLCISRRCTNADSGDWVKCDNCGQWYHCECVGIVIENAKEIRFECC
- the LOC135348769 gene encoding uncharacterized protein LOC135348769 isoform X4 → MAQLSLNDRVFVARRTFTLSPPRSSYIPTVAKRPTSYKSWTESTLYKAYLAHIEDGLSVRDAAEAYGVPKSTLQDRVSGRVKFGARSGPPKLLTDEEENELVSFLCGCASMGYAKSKQEVLALVRNIVQTKGLRTAVVTDGWWTSFKKRHGELAVRAAEPLSYSRAVASSPQVISCYYDLLEQTLTENDLLDCPSQIYNMDETGMPLDPAPPKIITVRGVKHPIKISTGNKAQLTCVSAVSATGQIIPPMIIFDRMNIKTAWTYGEVPGTRYGTSKNGWIDSVLFEDWFKCQFLPNASPVRPVLLIMDGHSTHYQPSTVRLAASEQVILFCLPPNTTHLTQPLDKGCFGPLKRAWRKECHSYMAQSGGKMVTRYEFSRLFNKAWFASMTPANAISGFRCTGIVPFNREAIRLPVADFKDRVSSLAQETGLNFIPLYNCSPSRSIHLHDASVEETDSSDGDSPAKSPAKNSCVLRQTAVTKCLSAVTVPELHTQQAKPVGSGRVLTSSENLKIINQKEQMKLEKELKKKQAQQKRLQKQEAKKQKQKQTLTPARLPKESTNSVPESDVVFTDNEWDRFETRLLEGYDLAPKGRYKLWLEMYHPQAGGTCNKQTDERESDLEVSPQPDADDSEGRRSFGPDDYCDPIVDALFDSWCYSGDESIGPDRETESVPDTTGSCLPRAGELQCSQEVTPPVPGNSQDPLSVKSCKYTLRSSRKTVSQKVSPPGPVNSTESVSNKKLPPLGRPRKTEPVSAAAKKNGSLISQGPDSKKRPVRCPRKTVSRKVTLPVTATVNSQGAENTGSQEVEEPVSVTHCSTAGHATRTVLRRVSPLCPMNTRESVAINKHNVGRPRKTISQKVTKTGVVSSQGLCISRRCTNADSGDWVKCDNCGQWYHCECVGIVIENAKEIRFECC